The Ciona intestinalis chromosome 11, KH, whole genome shotgun sequence genome has a segment encoding these proteins:
- the LOC100181196 gene encoding uncharacterized protein LOC100181196 — protein MDVATDDTNNNVCDAQSSSEDALSLSQPAIDHDYVSNTVELTTVEEINHEERVSEIENDDISNMIVEIHSENFEAKKQVLKKDQIKTEKQQSCRWKFSVGKNDITLGEIPGVVVKLGPPDVEGISHGIMFLKSADNRNTMLKSHVQTFLGQLGFDFLDYFSLHPILYKKTFNEIQLCLFPYLKEYEIFVCEVNRWCYELGIKYKNELLDPSVYNEKQQLNDEDCEIALETLNTEVDETTSTNISTQVTGSFDDFISSFRSDLRSERSKRWVFYLHNTSGLTITEQECVSIGIASYKEEGCALGMMNVTGPKYRYSLRENAAVKLLHKSGIKGPAFVLPVANNSAYQCIKFCLKPFITEPQVFVETVTEWCRLFEVNQRRNVLLQEKTKRKSKRRKKDTDRDVNYLDFCESDTFPCYSEIHTRLKQLLGKTSSERMNSPRSRRWIFSFKNTSKFEIIKQEGTCIMVGPTGTDEVAYGIVYVEEPTYPIAISTKVAKQVLAEFKIEVLMIHHVLLNYAYQFILFCLKSLRDLHNLETTASAWCKELGVVDKIKKDVKEHGEINSDDIEISTIDESGQEISQNHEIVEEQQVGACVDEPETLSRYSVVSPTIQLQNTSLVKSVPYKFTCVNVARSANSVRSQCWAFSVLLLKDTQIKEPQGVFIKVGPIKPNNLPNGLVLVQTQKKENIITQEVVSQILIMSNVSGASSLQVVDKNSISKWILYCLEPLVNNKEVYNTTMLEWCHKFGVDYQQCSKLTLTKKRSRKIKVDIKQTLMGGNKRLRTIPL, from the coding sequence ATGGATGTAGCAACTGATGATACAAACAACAATGTTTGTGATGCACAAAGTTCATCAGAAGATGCATTGTCACTTTCCCAGCCTGCCATTGATCACGACTATGTTTCAAACACTGTGGAATTAACCACAGTTGAAGAAATAAACCATGAAGAAAGAGTAAGCGAGATAGAAAATGATGATATTTCAAACATGATTGTAGAAATTCATTCGGAAAATTTTGAGGCTaagaaacaagttttaaaaaaagatcaaattaaaacGGAAAAACAACAATCTTGTAGATGGAAATTTTCCGTTGGCAAAAACGACATAACATTGGGTGAAATCCCAGGAGTTGTGGTAAAACTTGGACCACCTGATGTTGAAGGCATCTCACATGGGATAATGTTTCTAAAGTCAGCAGATAATCGCAACACAATGTTGAAATCTCATGTTCAAACTTTCTTGGGTCAATTAGGGTTCGATTTCTTGGATTATTTTTCTCTGCATCCTATCCTGTATAAGAAGACTTTCAATGAGATACAGCTTTGTTTATTTCCTTATTTAAAAGAATACGAAATATTTGTGTGTGAAGTGAACAGATGGTGTTATGAGCTTGgcatcaaatataaaaacgaGTTGTTGGATCCATCGGTTTATAATGAAAAGCAACAACTAAATGATGAAGATTGTGAGATTGCATTGGAAACTTTGAATACAGAAGTCGATGAGACAACATCTACCAATATTTCAACGCAAGTGACTGGTTCATTTGATGACTTTATCTCTAGTTTCCGATCTGATTTACGAAGTGAAAGATCAAAAAGATGGGTCTTTTATCTGCATAATACATCTGGTTTAACCATTACAGAACAGGAGTGTGTTTCAATAGGAATCGCTTCATACAAAGAAGAAGGATGTGCGTTGGGtatgatgaatgtaactggGCCTAAGTATAGATACTCCTTAAGAGAAAATGCTGCTGTAAAACTTCTGCATAAATCGGGTATCAAAGGTCCCGCGTTTGTTCTGCCGGTAGCAAATAATTCAGCGTATCAATGCATTAAGTTCTGTTTGAAACCATTCATCACAGAACCCCAGGTGTTTGTGGAGACTGTCACAGAGTGGTGTCGTCTTTTTGAAGTTAATCAAAGAAGGAACGTTTTACtgcaagaaaaaacaaaacggaAAAGCAAACGACGGAAAAAAGACACCGATAGAGATGTTAACTATTTAGATTTCTGTGAATCAGATACTTTTCCATGTTATAGTGAAATTCACACAAGACTTAAACAACTACTTGGTAAAACTTCTTCGGAAAGAATGAACTCTCCAAGGTCAAGACGCTGGatattttcctttaaaaacacaagcaagtttgaaataattaaacaagaaGGAACTTGCATTATGGTTGGACCAACTGGTACAGATGAGGTTGCGTACGGGATAGTTTATGTGGAAGAGCCAACTTACCCCATAGCTATCAGCACCAAAGTTGCAAAACAAGTTTTGGCCGAGTTTAAAATTGAAGTCTTGATGATACACCATGTCTTGTTAAACTATGCATACCAGTTTATCTTGTTTTGCTTGAAATCATTGCGGGATCTTCATAATTTGGAAACTACTGCAAGTGCGTGGTGTAAGGAGCTTGGGGTGGTGGATAAGATTAAAAAAGATGTAAAAGAACATGGAGAGATAAATAGTGATGATATTGAGATCTCAACTATTGATGAATCTGGGCAAGAAATTTCTCAAAACCATGAAATAGTTGAAGAGCAACAAGTTGGAGCATGTGTCGATGAGCCAGAAACATTATCCAGATATTCTGTTGTGTCTCCAACCATACAATTACAAAACACAAGCCTAGTCAAATCTGTGCCATACAAATTTACATGTGTTAACGTAGCTCGCTCTGCTAATTCAGTTCGATCTCAATGTTGGGCGTTCTCAGTCCTGTTACTGAAAGATACACAGATAAAAGAACCCCAGggagtttttataaaagttggGCCAATTAAACCGAATAATCTTCCAAATGGACTGGTTTTGGTGCAAACTcagaaaaaggaaaatatcATCACACAGGAAGTTGTCTCACAGATTTTGATCATGTCTAATGTTTCTGGGGCATCTAGCCTGCAGGTTGTTGACAAAAACTCTATTAGCAAGTGGATCCTTTACTGTTTAGAACCCTTAGTGAATAACAAGGAGGTATATAACACTACTATGCTGGAATGGTGTCACAAGTTTGGTGTGGATTACCAGCAATGTAGTAAATTAACACTAACTAAGAAACGAAGCCgcaaaataaaagttgatattaaacaaactttgATGGGGGGAAATAAAAGACTCCGGACAATTCCTTTATGA
- the LOC100183542 gene encoding exonuclease 1: MGIQGLLKFIKDATEDIHIREYANQTVAVDTYCWLHRGSFACAEKLAKKEKTDQYVKYCMKYLDMLQVHKVKPILVFDGCRLPSKELVEQQRHKRRKENLEKGKQYLREGKLSQARDCFTKCISVTPAMALDVMQAARSRGIDCIVAPYEADAQLAFLSKKGIAQAIITEDSDLLCFGCNNVVFKMDVLGRGQQVKMEHLGRVKNLVGFTPELFRHMCILSGCDYLPSIKGVGLVKACKALKLSKSKDAYQVARKLNQYIKSVGPIDPSYGADFERADKTFLYQLVFDPSKRELIPLNEYPPGVTVDDLNFAGAMFNKAEAFQLAIGNVDVNTKLRIGFFDVDEWISSRKSTSPSIWSSKNNSHKAVSNADTVFIEQVSEKPTKQMNKPQKEEGLVLTAEDILEGVLKNEPDTEDFKEKKVKLKPKMEPSISLRSQIENDLINSYKPTKRNKKNIGLRRSPRKIGQIVKSRFFVPTSSSPKMKFAEVKSESENVLNGDEMFTDQETEGFSMADVTPDKVLDDILSEMSSEVGKPVDLPISPESSGLNPFSKNLNSSLKRNRSSLNSSDEGLRVFTGKKRKKIIIPNIEASPGLNEEVASLEISSGDVERTTDSINEGIPILDDKIKLTDKVNIKEETTDHQSEDLESIPILDIPRAPLSLLEDGNGSSAANKDKQVVCLSCNTDEEAFVQKVPVRKTLGIRRSVVEPKNKTVSKYFGSQKKVGLKKTNPKKSKSQKSITNFFNKS; encoded by the exons ATGGGAATTCAAGgccttttaaagtttataaaagatGCCACGGAAGATATACACATTCGGGAATATGCAAACCAAACGGTTGCGGTCGATACTTACTGTTGGTTGCATAGAGGATCGTTTGCGTGCGCAGAAAAACTCGCGAAAAAAGAAAAGACGGATCAGTACGTAAAGTACTGCATGAAGTACCTGGATATGCTCCAAGTACATAAG GTAAAACCAATCTTAGTTTTCGATGGTTGTCGACTGCCTTCTAAAGAACTTGTTGAGCAGCAAAGACATAAACGCAGAAAAGAGAATCTCGAAAAAGGCAAACAATATTTGAGAGAAGGTAAACTTTCCCAGGCTAGAGATTGTTTTACTAAATGTATCAGTGTGACACCTGCCATGGCACTTGATGTTATGCAGGCGGCACGGAGCCGTGGCATCGATTGTATCGTGGCACCATATGAAGCTGACGCACAACTTGCATTTTTATCCAAGAAAGGAATTGCTCAAGCAATTATCACCGAGGACTCGGATTTGTTGTGCTTTGGTTGTAACaacgttgtttttaaaatggatGTGTTGGGAAGAGGTCAACAAGTGAAGATGGAACATTTGGGAAGAGTGAAGAATCTGGTCGGATTTACACCCGAGTTGTTCCGACATATGTGTATATTGTCAGGCTGTGATTATTTACCAAGCATTAAGGGTGTTGGGCTTGTTAAAGCTTGCAAAGCACTCAAGTTATCAAAAAGCAAAGATGCATACCAAGTAGCAAGGAAATTGAACCAGTACATTAAAAGTGTTGGACCAATTGATCCATCGTATGGGGCTGATTTTGAGCGTGCGGATAAGacatttttataccaactTGTGTTTGACCCTAGTAAGCGTGAACTTATACCTTTGAATGAATACCCACCTGGTGTGACTGTGGATGATCTAAACTTTGCAGGTGCCATGTTTAATAAAGCAGAAGCATTTCAACTTGCTATCGGTAATGTGGatgtaaatacaaaacttcGAATTGGTTTCTTTGATGTTGATGAATGGATATCTAGTCGGAAATCTACTTCCCCAAGTATTTGGAGCAGTAAAAATAACTCCCACAAGGCAGTGAGCAATGCAGACACTGTATTTATTGAACAAGTTTCAGAGAAACCAACAAAACAGATGAACAAGCCACAAAAAGAAGAGGGACTTGTTCTTACTGCAGAAGATATTTTGGAAggggttttaaaaaatgagcCGGACACAGAAGATTTTAAAGAGAAGAAGGTAAAGTTAAAACCCAAGATGGAACCAAGTATTAGTCTGAGAAGTCAAATTGAAAATGACCTGATTAATAGTTACAAGCCaacaaaacgaaataaaaaaaatattggtttgagAAGAAGTCCAAGAAAAATTGGACAAATTGTAAAAAGTCGTTTTTTTGTCCCAACTTCCTCCTCACCCAAGATGAAATTTGCGGAAGTAAAATCTGAAAGTGAAAACGTGTTGAACGGTGATGAGATGTTCACTGACCAAGAAACTGAAGGTTTCTCTATGGCTGATGTAACCCCAGATAAAGTATTGGATGATATTTTATCTGAAATGTCAAGTGAGGTTGGGAAACCAGTGGATCTTCCCATTTCTCCTGAGAGTAGTGGGTTAAATccttttagtaaaaatttgAATTCCAGTTTAAAACGGAATAGATCTTCACTAAATAGCAGCGATGAAGGATTAAGAGTGTTTACGGggaaaaaacgtaaaaaaattataattccCAATATTGAGGCCAGTCCTGGTTTAAATGAAGAAGTTGCAAGTTTAGAGATAAGTTCTGGTGATGTAGAGAGAACTACTGATTCAATTAACGAAGGAATTCCTATATTAGATGATAAAATCAAACTCAcagataaagtaaatataaaagaagaaACCACTGATCATCAAAGTGAAGATTTAGAATCCATACCTATCCTAGATATACCTCGTGCACCGTTATCATTGTTAGAAGATGGTAACGGTAGTTCTGCTGcaaacaaagataaacaagttgtgTGTTTATCGTGTAATACTGATGAGGAAGCTTTTGTTCAAAAAGTTCCTGTCAGAAAAACTTTGGGAATTCGCAGAAGTGTTGttgaaccaaaaaataaaactgtttctaaatattttggttCTCAAAAAAAAgtgggtttaaaaaaaactaatccTAAAAAATCGAAATCTCAGAAAAGtattacaaacttttttaataaatcgtAA